The proteins below are encoded in one region of Mya arenaria isolate MELC-2E11 chromosome 15, ASM2691426v1:
- the LOC128220085 gene encoding uncharacterized protein LOC128220085, whose amino-acid sequence MAEGGREPTNKDLLDCMRAMGDKLTVMENKLNKIETLELKVTDFERELRKIWIALKDRVKRTDERVNKLEDKVESVDVEAGIMADRVNVLEKQRKELRDDVAYLKSQSMRNNLVFTNVPEDNSSGNEPADVTENKLRMHMQETLKIAKETAKSIRFERVHRSPGQPRQGKVRNIVAKFTFFKDREVVRREWKHLAGTGCQMYEQFPPEVLDKRRRLVPMMKDARKEGKRAWIAYDTLYVDGEQVRLYGHVGGELSVLSWNVHGLTREKKESIEFTATLRAPTPYSDW is encoded by the coding sequence ATGGCGGAAGGCGGCAGAGAACCCACAAACAAAGACCTGCTAGACTGTATGAGGGCGATGGGCGATAAATTAACAGTCatggaaaataaattgaataaaattgaaacccTTGAACTTAAGGTTACGGACTTTGAAAGGGAGTTAAGAAAAATATGGATAGCACTCAAGGACCGTGTCAAGCGTACAGACGAACGCGTGAACAAGCTCGAGGACAAGGTTGAGTCGGTTGACGTTGAGGCGGGGATTATGGCGGACAGGGTGAATGTGTTGGAAAAACAACGTAAGGAGCTTCGGGACGACGTTGCGTACTTAAAATCGCAGTCAATGAGAAATAATTTGGTGTTCACCAATGTTCCCGAAGATAACTCTTCAGGAAACGAGCCAGCCGACGTCACCGAAAACAAACTTCGTATGCACATGCAGGAGACCCTCAAGATCGCGAAAGAGACGGCTAAGTCTATTCGCTTTGAGCGCGTCCACCGCTCCCCGGGACAACCAAGACAGGGTAAAGTGCGAAACATCGTTGcaaagtttacatttttcaaGGACAGGGAGGTAGTTCGGCGGGAGTGGAAACATTTGGCTGGGACGGGATGCCAAATGTACGAACAGTTCCCACCGGAAGTGCTAGATAAACGACGCAGGCTGGTACCCATGATGAAGGACGCCAGGAAAGAGGGCAAGCGAGCATGGATTGCGTATGACACCCTGTACGTGGACGGCGAGCAGGTGCGGCTGTATGGGCACGTTGGGGGCGAACTATCCGTTCTCTCGTGGAACGTCCATGGACTTACGAGGGAGAAAAAGGAGAGcattgaattt